From a single Mycosarcoma maydis chromosome 2, whole genome shotgun sequence genomic region:
- a CDS encoding uncharacterized protein (related to SAL1 - member of the Ca2+-binding subfamily of the mitochondrial carrier family), producing MSSAAASSMHTSDRTGPSSSTITSSGKAEPPESSSSAASTGSAALSSTSSTTSSTTSTGPPPSTVSPSQLGHNFWSSWISPSSSSAVAASSAMEKRSKPRRPSFEEFRAEEPPQARLIRLRGLFDTLLDEDDEQALAGGRAREEWIKSARRARYGVGGSLARGSLAPSDIRNSTVGFEACTMSNWSSSSNNSPSTSSSPSTSPSASTSSPGTTSSSSSSSPSSTESQLPTPPPPPRQSYAKELLNQCRKCREEIEEQRQRLAEEEAKRSASPGWSSSLSLPTWLGGEKASDSEQNSADAPKGTLATVTEKILPKALSGPASQQGTESSASSSSYLGSIGSFFGYGTNAPVSDAQALGYGHNPPDMEHEAGWTGSGVWGLSAVGHKKRAADRDRDEKVRRGDKVDDDGGARQRQIEWEGFLAYAENKERELYKIFVEMDRNADMLLDVQEIRAALDRAGIDVPQISLDDFIASLTSTRASAHASGERTYVTFPEFRDYLLLLPRKPSVPEIFRFYQVRKAFGLFGMGGIFAELAVGWGKTERGAAAVNFDGDVSLAGEEKKRESPAAKEAKRAEKLGKRQEAAAAAAAKSVDEMVESADASPSMSPSKVDETKQKAAQDASSAAKTAHDQSIDEEEEEEDNDMIHGAVALKFLVAGGIAGAVSRTATAPFDRLKIYLITTARSPEVAETAHAAVSGQAGVNQAAAAKAAGQGLGMLREALWNLYRDGGGLRAFWVGNGLNCLKIFPESAIKFLSYETAKRAFAKYVDNVSDSRDISGSSRFMSGGFGGITSQLAIYPVETLKTRLMSSQNAKTSLQGNALLAKTAKDMWAAGGLRTYYRGLTAGLVGVFPYSAIDMSTFEGIKLFYIKYTGKEEPGVLALLSFGSVSGSVGATTVYPLNLIRTRLQAAGTPAHPATYDGFWDAARKTYVREGFVGFYRGLVPTLAKVVPAVSISYVVYEQSKKRLGVQ from the coding sequence ATGAGCTCAgccgctgcttcttccatGCACACGTCGGATCGCACCGGCCCTTCGAGCTCCACCATCACATCGTCTGGCAAGGCAGAGCCGCCAGAATCGTCCTCTTCAGCCGCCTCTAcaggctcagcagcactgtcatcaacatcatcaacaACCTCTTCCACAACCTCAACCGGTCCACCTCCATCTACGGTCTCACCATCTCAACTTGGCCATAACTTCTGGTCTTCATGGATATCgccttcctcgtcttcggctGTAGCTGCATCCTCCGCCATGGAAAAACGATCTAAGCCACGTCGGCCTTCCTTTGAAGAGTTTCGAGCCGAAGAGCCTCCTCAGGCTCGCCTCATCCGTTTACGTGGCCTCTTCGATACTCTCttggacgaagacgatgagcaGGCTTTGGCTGGTGGTAGAGCCAGGGAAGAGTGGATCAAGTCGGCTCGTCGTGCTCGCTACGGAGTCGGCGGCAGTCTGGCTCGTGGCAGCTTAGCTCCCTCGGACATCCGCAACTCGACTGTCGGCTTCGAGGCGTGTACCATGTCGAATTGgtcttcgtcttccaaCAATTCTCCTTCTACTTCATCATCGCCCTCAACATCACCATCTGCATCAACGTCATCTCCGGGAACGacttcgtcctcttcgtcgtcgtcccCCTCATCGACAGAGTCACAGCTCCCCacacctccaccgcctccacGTCAATCCTACGCCAAAGAACTCTTGAATCAGTGTCGCAAATGCCGCGAGGAAATCGAGgagcaacgccaacgcctcgcTGAAGAAGAGGCGAAGCGCTCTGCTAGTCCTGGCTGGTCCTCTTCCTTGAGCCTGCCCACCTGGCTTGGCGGCGAAAAGGCATCCGACTCGGAACAGAATTCTGCGGATGCTCCGAAAGGCACCCTCGCAACGGTCACTGAAAAGATATTGCCAAAGGCTCTGTCCGGCCCAGCATCGCAGCAAGGTACAGAGAGCTCcgcatcttcatcttcgtATCTTGGCTCGATCGGTTCGTTCTTCGGATACGGCACCAATGCACCGGTATCAGACGCGCAAGCGCTCGGGTACGGCCACAATCCACCAGACATGGAGCATGAAGCAGGATGGACAGGAAGTGGTGTGTGGGGTCTTTCTGCCGTTGGCCACAAGAAGCGCGCTGCTGATCGTGATCGCGACGAGAAGGTGCGCCGAGGCGACAAggtcgacgatgatggcggcGCGCGCCAACGCCAGATTGAATGGGAGGGATTTCTTGCCTACGCCGAAAACAAGGAACGCGAGCTATACAAGATTTTTGTTGAGATGGATAGGAACGCCGACATGCTGCTTGACGTCCAGGAGATCCGCGCAGCGCTTGACCGTGCTGGCATTGATGTGCCCCAAatctcgctcgacgactTTATCGCCAGTCTCACCAGCACTCGTGCCTCGGCCCACGCCAGCGGTGAAAGGACCTATGTGACCTTCCCGGAATTCCGCGACTAccttttgctgctgcctcgtaAGCCGTCGGTGCCGGAGATCTTCCGCTTCTACCAGGTACGAAAGGCGTTCGGTCTGTTCGGCATGGGCGGTATATTTGCTGAGCTCGCCGTCGGCTGGGGCAAGACGGAGCGCGGTGCGGCCGCAGTCAACTTTGACGGTGATGTTAGCCTGGCTGGAGAAGAAAAGAAGCGAGAGTCGCCTGCGGCCAAGGAGGCTAAACGTGCAGAAAAGCTTGGAAAgcgccaagaagctgccgctgcggcggctgccaagtctgtcgacgagatggtggaaTCTGCCGATGCTTCCCCCTCGATGAGCCCCAGCAAAGTGGACGAGACGAAGCAAAAGGCAGCACAGGATgcgtcgtcggcggcgAAAACTGCGCACGATCAGAGCATcgatgaggaagaagaggaggaggacaaCGACATGATTCACGGAGCTGTCGCGCTCAAGTTTTTGGTTGCTGGTGGTATCGCAGGTGCTGTTTCGCGTACTGCTACTGCGCCGTTTGACCGTCTGAAGATCTACCTGATTACAACGGCTCGCTCACCCGAGGTGGCCGAAACTGCTCATGCGGCGGTCTCGGGACAAGCAGGCGTcaaccaagctgctgcggcgaAAGCGGCGGGTCAAGGGCTGGGCATGTTGCGCGAAGCACTCTGGAATCTCTACCGAGACGGTGGCGGATTGCGCGCGTTTTGGGTGGGCAACGGTCTGAACTGTCTCAAGATCTTCCCGGAGAGCGCCATCAAGTTCCTATCGTATGAGACGGCCAAGCGCGCGTTTGCCAAGTACGTGGATAACGTTTCGGATTCGCGGGACATTTCTGGGTCGAGCCGGTTCATGTCCGGTGGGTTCGGTGGTATCACGTCGCAGCTGGCGATTTACCCGGTGGAGACACTCAAGACGAGACTCATGTCGTCGCAGAACGCCAAGACGTCGTTGCAGGGCAACGCATTGCTGGCCAAGACGGCGAAGGATATGTGGGCGGCTGGCGGGTTGAGGACGTACTATCGCGGCTTGACCGCGGGGCTGGTGGGCGTGTTTCCCTACTCGGCCATCGACATGTCAACGTTCGAGGGTATTAAGCTCTTCTACATCAAGTATACAGGCAAGGAGGAGCCGGGCGTGCTCGCCTTGCTTTCGTTCGGTTCCGTCTCGGGCTCCGTTGGCGCGACCACCGTGTATCCGCTGAACCTCATCCGAACGCGCTTGCAAGCTGCAGGCACGCCAGCACATCCGGCCACTTACGACGGCTTCTGGGACGCCGCTAGAAAGACCTACGTCAGAGAAGGCTTCGTCGGCTTCTACAGAGGCCTGGTCCCCACTCTCGCCAAGGTGGTCCCCGCGGTCAGCATCAGTTACGTCGTTTACGAGCAGTCCAAGAAGCGCCTCGGTGTGCAATAG